TTGGTCTTCCCCTTTGCGATTATCATTAAAAGCAAAATCATATTCTGCAACAATATTGATGTGCTGATTTATACTCTTATCCAAACCAACAAAAAAGTTTAGATCGCTATCGTTATCTTTGCGTTCAGTACTATAGTTAACACCGCCATGCAAGCCAAGATTTCCGATGAAGTGGAAATTTCTACTCACAACTGCATAGAATCCTTTTGATTTGATCTCGAAGCGTTTGACCTTTTCTCCATCGGGAAGTGAGTCACGGAATGCACCAAAGCCGCGGGAGTCAAAACCTACTGCAATTGCAGGAAGTGTAGGAGATTCATCAAAAAGACGGTATTTCACATACACGCCCGGGTACGAATCCCAGTTTGGTAACGAATCACCAATGATATGTTCTCCGCCGAATTGTATGCCAAACATGAGTTTCTGCATCACTCCGACTCCAGCGCCAAAGTTAATTCCACCATTTTCAAAAATAGAAATGGGAAATTTTACTTCACCCCTTTGTAAAATGCCAGCGGTAGGACAATCAATAAGCTCAGTCAGCTCATATGCGCCAAGAACTACTGCTGACAACACAAGAATAATAACTATACATAAAATCTTTTTCATAGAACCTCCGAATTTAGGGATATGAAAAATCTAACATGCTTTACTGTCAATATTTAGAGGATTTCAGCGTATTCGTATATAATTGATATCGCTCTGCCCAATCACGTAGTCCATCTGGATATTTCGTACTTTCGAGTCGCTGCGATATGAGATTCCTTCTCCAGCCGATTTGCTCAAGCGTGTAGTGCTCATTATTTGATGATTGTCCTATCATAATAAGACGACCAAGTAAATCTTCAAAAGCATAGGGGTCGTATCCTGCACGGGAAGCATAGATCAACGCCAGTTTGTCAGCTTCTTCTTCATACTTTTCAAGACGACCTGCATAGATCACCTCATAGACAGAAAGCGCAATATCCTCAAGCTCTGCTTCTGCATCATCGTACTTGGAATCATGACCATACAAGCTGTCCGAAAGTGCATCAAGTTCTGCAAAGGAATCTTCCGCAATGATCTGCACACGGCGTTTTTCAAGTTCTTCCATGCCGTGATAATGAGAAACATGTGCGATCTCATGCCCGAGGACACAAGCAAGTTCTGCTTCATTTGTAATAGTTTTGAGCATACCGGTGGTCACAAATATGATGCCACCCGGACAGGAATAGGCATTGGGAATATCGAAATCAAGAATGAAAAATTTATAGGGTATATCGTAGGAATCGCTTGCATTCGCAACGAGTAAGCCAATGTAGTTCACATAATCCTGAAGTGCTTTGTTCGAGTAGAGACCAATTTCAGCAATTCTGTTTGCTATCGCGATACCCATTGCTTCTTCCGAAAAAGTGAAGAATTGAGGAACATCATATATTGGAAGTTTGATCTTTTTCTGAATCTTCTTCAAATTCACCAGGCGATAAGTTATCTCCTTGAATTTATTGAATTCATAAGGATCGATATGATAGCCGAGAAACACATCGATAAAATTCTTTTTTTGTCCGATCTTACTTGAAAACCGACC
This window of the Candidatus Cloacimonadota bacterium genome carries:
- a CDS encoding toxin-antitoxin system, toxin component; the encoded protein is ADEQIGYISRKVIEGKKDADDMFAQMGSERAITEISDIGMTAGIKAMSGRFSSKIGQKKNFIDVFLGYHIDPYEFNKFKEITYRLVNLKKIQKKIKLPIYDVPQFFTFSEEAMGIAIANRIAEIGLYSNKALQDYVNYIGLLVANASDSYDIPYKFFILDFDIPNAYSCPGGIIFVTTGMLKTITNEAELACVLGHEIAHVSHYHGMEELEKRRVQIIAEDSFAELDALSDSLYGHDSKYDDAEAELEDIALSVYEVIYAGRLEKYEEEADKLALIYASRAGYDPYAFEDLLGRLIMIGQSSNNEHYTLEQIGWRRNLISQRLESTKYPDGLRDWAERYQLYTNTLKSSKY